One part of the Syntrophales bacterium genome encodes these proteins:
- a CDS encoding DUF3568 family protein codes for MSKSVQQIAMIFISILLIAGCDTAFVVGGRTVGISSGQFIYTDGLLTMEYNLPFEDIWKACEKTLADMKASGVETNRKIATGKITATVEDEKVVISIEYVSRETTLVSIRVGVGGNNLASQLIHERIGRNLWKIKKDRGDTL; via the coding sequence ATGTCGAAGAGTGTTCAGCAAATAGCAATGATTTTTATCAGCATCCTGCTGATTGCGGGCTGCGATACTGCCTTCGTGGTGGGTGGCAGAACCGTCGGGATCAGTTCGGGACAGTTCATTTACACAGACGGGCTCTTAACGATGGAGTATAACCTTCCCTTCGAGGATATCTGGAAGGCCTGTGAAAAAACCCTCGCCGACATGAAGGCTTCTGGAGTGGAGACGAACCGGAAGATCGCTACGGGCAAGATAACGGCGACTGTCGAGGATGAGAAGGTTGTCATCTCCATTGAATACGTCTCCAGAGAGACAACATTGGTATCCATACGGGTTGGTGTCGGGGGAAACAACCTTGCCTCCCAGCTCATCCACGAAAGGATTGGCCGTAACCTCTGGAAAATTAAGAAAGATAGGGGAGATACCTTATGA
- a CDS encoding rhomboid family intramembrane serine protease, with protein sequence MSRTKKPPILCPNCRKLISTDEPVCPYCGLSRPGLRRIIHFFSGSSGKRGSVDIVRAIIYTNISFYILSLLLSSSAVGLSANPLTFLSPGSRSLFLLGATGTIPIAGFNRWWTLVAASFLHGGILHIFFNMAALGQLGPFVLREFGFYRFVIIYIATGIVGFFISCLVQIPFTIGASGSICGLIGAILYYGKSRGGLYGHAIYRQAMGWVVGLVIFGLLVAGINNWAHGGGLVSGILLGFLMGYREKKGETIIHQMLAIGCILLTVAILLWAIIAAIYYHFLLSPLS encoded by the coding sequence ATGTCCCGTACTAAAAAACCCCCCATACTCTGTCCGAATTGCCGGAAGCTGATCAGCACAGATGAACCTGTCTGTCCTTACTGTGGCCTATCCAGGCCTGGCTTGCGAAGAATAATCCATTTCTTCAGCGGTTCTTCAGGCAAAAGAGGATCAGTTGATATTGTGAGGGCCATTATTTATACCAATATCTCCTTCTACATCCTTTCCCTTCTCTTAAGTTCTTCTGCTGTTGGTCTGTCGGCAAATCCGCTGACTTTTTTATCCCCCGGGAGCAGGAGTCTTTTCCTCCTGGGGGCAACGGGAACCATACCCATAGCCGGATTTAATCGCTGGTGGACCCTTGTTGCGGCTTCCTTTCTCCACGGTGGCATCCTCCATATCTTTTTTAACATGGCCGCCCTGGGACAATTAGGGCCGTTTGTATTACGTGAATTCGGGTTTTATCGTTTTGTGATCATCTATATAGCCACCGGCATAGTTGGATTCTTTATATCCTGCCTGGTTCAGATCCCTTTCACCATCGGGGCATCCGGTAGTATCTGCGGCCTCATCGGCGCCATTCTCTATTATGGGAAAAGCAGGGGAGGTTTGTACGGACATGCCATTTACAGGCAGGCTATGGGGTGGGTTGTAGGACTTGTTATCTTTGGCCTGCTGGTTGCGGGAATCAATAACTGGGCACATGGGGGAGGTCTTGTCTCCGGTATTCTGCTCGGTTTCTTGATGGGCTATCGTGAAAAGAAGGGAGAAACAATCATTCACCAAATGCTGGCCATAGGGTGCATTCTTTTAACGGTCGCCATTTTACTCTGGGCTATCATTGCCGCAATATACTACCATTTTCTCCTCTCCCCTTTATCTTAA
- the glyS gene encoding glycine--tRNA ligase subunit beta, translated as MAKDLILEIGTEEIPAAFLPKAMRDMDEMIRKELLSQRLRHGKVVTMATPRRLCLYVADISEKQEDQIVVKLGPVRGVSFDDRGNPSQAAIGFAKNQGVTISELKMVTTEKGEYISSRKEIPGEETKTLLPHILSEFITSLPFKKTMRWLNLELRFARPIHWILALYGGRTVPFKIGNIESGNRTCGHRFMSPAYFAVGNMDEYLTKTRENFVIVNHQERKRTIIEEAEKIARSLSGRALLNDELLETVTFLVEYPTVVSGSFDREYLKLPQEVLITSMISHQKYIPLVDEKGELMPHFIVINNTLARDPTVVSRGNEKVIRARLADAKFFFDEDQKISLARRVENLQYVVFHTLLGTSYDKVQRFRKLAAYMAEQINPALKETVDRVAVLAKADLDTQMVGEFAELQGVMGREYALLAGENPVVAKAIYEHYLPVAAGSDLPETDEGAIVSMADKMDTIVGFFGVNLIPTGDTDPYALRRQALGIINIILHKRYSFLLEEMVSESLSLLGGKLKRPSETKADVLEFFKGRLENRLLSQGYPYDVVDAVLTSGVSDIVRSVKKIEALKTFKSHADFEPLVIAFKRVGNIIGDFKEGSVDPALFEMDEEKNLYDAFLKRKERVLTYTNSDDYRPALIELACLRKPVDDFFDSVLVMTEDEKTRYNRLSLLREIFMLFHRIADFSKIVVDA; from the coding sequence ATGGCCAAGGACTTGATACTTGAGATAGGAACGGAAGAAATCCCCGCCGCCTTTTTACCTAAGGCGATGAGAGATATGGATGAAATGATCCGGAAAGAGCTTCTCTCCCAACGGCTCCGACACGGCAAGGTCGTCACCATGGCCACACCGCGGAGGCTTTGCCTCTATGTTGCCGATATTTCGGAAAAGCAGGAAGACCAGATTGTCGTCAAACTCGGACCGGTCAGGGGTGTTTCTTTCGATGACCGGGGAAACCCCTCGCAGGCCGCCATCGGTTTTGCAAAGAATCAGGGAGTTACCATTTCGGAGCTAAAGATGGTTACCACGGAAAAAGGTGAATACATCTCTTCACGGAAGGAAATCCCCGGTGAGGAGACAAAAACCCTCTTGCCCCATATCTTATCGGAATTCATCACCTCCCTCCCCTTTAAAAAAACGATGCGCTGGTTGAATCTGGAACTTCGCTTTGCCCGGCCGATTCACTGGATACTTGCCCTTTACGGCGGCCGGACGGTGCCGTTTAAAATCGGAAATATAGAAAGCGGCAACAGGACCTGCGGCCATCGCTTCATGAGCCCCGCTTATTTTGCCGTGGGGAACATGGATGAATACCTGACAAAAACAAGAGAAAACTTTGTGATTGTAAACCATCAGGAACGAAAGAGGACCATCATCGAAGAGGCGGAAAAGATTGCAAGGTCTCTTTCCGGGCGGGCCCTCCTTAACGACGAACTTCTCGAGACAGTGACCTTTCTCGTTGAATATCCGACAGTTGTCAGCGGTAGCTTTGACCGGGAATACCTGAAACTCCCCCAGGAGGTTCTCATCACCTCCATGATCTCCCATCAAAAGTACATCCCTCTTGTAGATGAGAAGGGTGAACTGATGCCCCATTTTATCGTCATTAACAATACCCTGGCCCGCGATCCAACAGTTGTTAGCAGGGGAAACGAAAAGGTTATCCGTGCCAGGCTGGCCGATGCAAAGTTCTTCTTCGATGAAGACCAGAAGATTTCCCTTGCGCGTCGCGTCGAGAATTTGCAGTACGTTGTATTTCACACCCTCCTCGGCACCTCTTATGACAAGGTACAGCGTTTCCGAAAACTTGCCGCCTATATGGCAGAGCAGATAAATCCTGCCCTTAAGGAAACGGTGGACCGCGTGGCTGTCCTTGCCAAGGCCGATTTAGACACCCAGATGGTCGGTGAATTTGCAGAGCTTCAGGGGGTCATGGGCCGGGAATATGCCCTGCTTGCCGGTGAAAATCCTGTGGTGGCAAAGGCGATCTATGAGCATTACCTCCCCGTGGCAGCCGGTTCCGACCTGCCGGAAACGGATGAGGGCGCCATCGTCAGCATGGCAGACAAGATGGACACCATCGTGGGGTTCTTCGGTGTAAACCTGATCCCCACGGGAGATACGGACCCATACGCCTTACGACGTCAGGCCCTCGGTATTATTAACATTATTCTCCATAAGCGTTACTCCTTCCTGCTGGAAGAGATGGTCAGTGAAAGCCTCTCGCTTCTCGGCGGTAAACTAAAAAGACCCTCAGAGACAAAGGCCGATGTCCTGGAGTTTTTTAAGGGAAGATTGGAAAACCGGCTCCTCTCCCAGGGGTACCCCTACGATGTCGTTGATGCCGTCCTCACCTCGGGTGTATCAGACATAGTCAGGTCTGTAAAAAAAATTGAAGCCCTGAAAACATTCAAGTCTCACGCAGATTTTGAACCACTGGTGATTGCCTTCAAGCGGGTGGGTAACATTATCGGAGATTTTAAAGAAGGTTCCGTAGACCCTGCCCTGTTTGAGATGGATGAAGAGAAGAATCTCTACGATGCCTTCCTGAAAAGAAAGGAAAGGGTACTCACCTATACTAACAGCGACGATTATCGTCCCGCGCTGATTGAACTGGCATGCCTGAGAAAACCGGTGGACGATTTTTTTGATTCTGTATTGGTCATGACAGAGGACGAAAAGACAAGGTATAACCGGCTTTCCCTCCTCAGAGAGATATTCATGCTGTTCCACAGAATCGCCGATTTCTCTAAAATTGTCGTAGATGCATGA
- the glyQ gene encoding glycine--tRNA ligase subunit alpha — MTFQELIFALEKYWASQGCIIQQPYDIEVGAGTFNPATFLRVLGPEPWNVAYVEPSRRPTDGRYGENPNRLQHYYQYQVIMKPSPPDIQDLYLDSLKSFGIDPLDHDIRFVEDDWESPTLGAWGLGWEVWLDGMEITQFTYFQQVGGFDLNPVCVELTYGIERIAMYIQEIDNVFDLKWNDNIRYGDVHHRSEVEFSTYNFATADIEMLRDLFGMYEKESLRTAEKGLILPAYDYCLKCSHTFNLLDARGAISVAERTSYIGRVRNLARICAEGYLRQREEMGYPLREKILGGAKS, encoded by the coding sequence TTGACCTTTCAGGAATTGATCTTTGCCCTCGAAAAATACTGGGCCAGCCAGGGATGTATCATCCAGCAGCCCTACGATATTGAGGTAGGAGCGGGCACCTTCAATCCGGCAACGTTCCTCAGGGTTCTGGGACCGGAACCATGGAATGTGGCTTACGTTGAGCCATCCCGGAGACCCACAGACGGCAGGTATGGCGAAAACCCGAACAGGTTGCAGCACTACTACCAGTATCAGGTGATCATGAAGCCCTCACCCCCGGACATTCAGGATCTTTACCTCGACTCCCTGAAGAGCTTCGGCATAGACCCCCTTGATCACGACATCCGTTTTGTGGAAGACGACTGGGAATCACCGACACTGGGCGCCTGGGGTCTGGGCTGGGAGGTATGGCTCGATGGGATGGAGATAACGCAGTTCACATACTTCCAGCAGGTCGGTGGATTCGATCTCAATCCCGTGTGTGTTGAACTGACATACGGTATTGAGCGTATAGCCATGTATATCCAGGAAATAGATAATGTATTCGACCTGAAATGGAATGATAATATCAGATACGGGGATGTCCACCACCGGAGTGAGGTGGAATTTTCCACCTATAATTTTGCAACAGCGGATATTGAAATGCTGCGGGATCTCTTTGGGATGTATGAAAAAGAATCCCTGAGAACAGCCGAAAAGGGCCTTATCCTGCCCGCCTATGATTATTGCCTCAAGTGTTCCCATACCTTTAACCTTCTCGATGCGCGGGGGGCGATCAGTGTCGCCGAGCGCACGAGCTATATCGGGAGGGTGAGAAATCTGGCCAGGATTTGTGCGGAAGGTTATCTCAGGCAGCGGGAGGAAATGGGATACCCCTTGAGAGAAAAAATCTTAGGGGGCGCAAAATCATGA
- a CDS encoding endonuclease NucS, with protein sequence MPLFKVLSDLILEKIERQEFDNEEELHRLIEKNLMYVMGIRIIATEYPIPNGRIDTLGLDEDEIPVIIEYKWKKDLSAIVQGLFYLDWVMQNKRPFESIVKDKLGKDVNVNWSTQPRLLIIAQVFDIKELAAINQMGPSVELIKYSLYEGLFNIENVNIIKSKSVPKATLEETEVEKYTVEALMKKASPEIRELFSTLRDRILGISEAVWEKVGAFYCDYRTISTFTSVQVQKQKLKILIKMGNKKANDPQNICKAVPSTYGYGLLNTQFELSKKEEFDYAMILIMQAYNYISE encoded by the coding sequence ATGCCGTTATTTAAAGTCCTTTCAGATCTGATACTAGAAAAGATTGAACGCCAGGAGTTTGACAATGAAGAAGAACTTCATCGTTTGATCGAGAAGAATCTCATGTATGTGATGGGTATTAGAATAATTGCTACCGAATACCCAATTCCAAATGGGAGAATTGATACTCTGGGCCTTGATGAGGATGAAATTCCAGTTATCATCGAATATAAGTGGAAAAAAGATTTGAGTGCCATTGTCCAAGGTCTATTTTACTTGGATTGGGTGATGCAAAATAAAAGACCCTTCGAGTCTATTGTAAAAGACAAACTGGGAAAAGACGTAAATGTGAACTGGTCAACTCAGCCACGTTTGCTTATCATTGCTCAAGTTTTTGACATCAAGGAATTGGCTGCTATAAACCAGATGGGACCAAGTGTAGAACTTATCAAATATTCCTTGTATGAAGGCTTATTCAATATTGAGAATGTGAATATCATCAAAAGTAAATCTGTTCCCAAAGCAACTTTAGAAGAAACTGAAGTTGAAAAATATACAGTTGAAGCATTAATGAAGAAAGCTAGTCCAGAGATTCGCGAGTTATTCTCGACATTAAGGGACAGGATTCTCGGAATATCAGAGGCTGTATGGGAAAAGGTGGGTGCATTCTATTGTGATTATCGTACCATCTCAACTTTCACTAGCGTTCAAGTTCAAAAACAAAAGTTAAAAATCCTGATTAAGATGGGGAATAAAAAGGCTAATGACCCTCAGAATATATGCAAAGCAGTTCCATCTACTTATGGGTATGGTCTTCTCAATACCCAATTTGAGCTATCGAAAAAGGAAGAATTTGACTACGCCATGATACTGATAATGCAGGCTTATAATTACATTTCAGAGTGA
- a CDS encoding DNA methyltransferase: protein MIERKRPSHEAMAEELEVREPSGEYARNKDIPTFFGQPLVKGSFTQIDAAQMAPDIPTLFYRHPNGEIWIGDAVAWLRSLKSESVDLIFADPPYNIKKAEWDSFESQEEYVKWSLQWIEQAARALKPTGTLYVCGFSEILADMKLPASRFFKGCKWLVWHYKNKANLGSDWGRSHESILHFRKSQQFTFNVDDVRLPYGNHTLKYPEHPQAETSQYGKGHSGKDRLWRPHPKGAKPRDVIEIPTTCNGMHEKTPHPTQKPEELLRRIVLASSNEDDSVIDPFLGSGTTTVVAEQLGRKWKGCDISLEYCQWAARRIELVEDWPVEKWIQYDLENAERRKSIR from the coding sequence GTGATCGAGAGGAAACGCCCGAGCCATGAAGCCATGGCGGAGGAGTTAGAAGTTCGGGAACCATCGGGAGAGTACGCCCGCAACAAGGACATTCCGACTTTCTTTGGCCAGCCGTTGGTCAAGGGTTCTTTTACTCAAATCGATGCCGCTCAAATGGCCCCAGATATTCCAACTTTGTTCTACAGACATCCGAACGGGGAAATTTGGATCGGAGACGCTGTTGCCTGGCTTCGCTCTCTGAAAAGTGAGTCGGTTGACCTGATCTTTGCTGACCCACCTTACAACATCAAGAAGGCAGAGTGGGATAGTTTCGAGTCACAAGAAGAGTACGTTAAGTGGTCGTTGCAGTGGATAGAACAAGCAGCACGCGCCTTGAAGCCAACCGGCACGCTCTACGTCTGTGGGTTCTCCGAAATCCTGGCCGATATGAAACTTCCTGCGTCACGCTTCTTTAAAGGATGCAAGTGGCTGGTTTGGCACTACAAGAACAAAGCCAACCTTGGTTCTGATTGGGGACGTTCACATGAAAGCATTCTCCACTTCAGAAAGAGCCAACAGTTCACTTTCAATGTGGACGATGTGCGGCTTCCCTACGGCAATCACACATTGAAATACCCCGAACATCCGCAGGCTGAGACCAGCCAATACGGGAAAGGCCACAGCGGTAAGGACAGGCTTTGGCGGCCACATCCTAAAGGGGCCAAGCCCAGAGATGTGATTGAAATCCCCACGACGTGCAACGGAATGCACGAAAAGACGCCTCATCCTACTCAGAAGCCTGAAGAGCTCTTGAGAAGGATCGTCCTGGCATCATCAAACGAGGACGATTCGGTGATCGACCCGTTCCTCGGGTCGGGAACGACTACTGTCGTGGCTGAGCAACTTGGTCGAAAGTGGAAAGGGTGCGACATCTCCCTTGAATACTGTCAATGGGCTGCCCGAAGAATTGAACTCGTGGAGGATTGGCCGGTTGAGAAATGGATCCAATACGACCTTGAGAACGCCGAACGAAGGAAGTCCATTCGATGA
- a CDS encoding 3-keto-5-aminohexanoate cleavage protein encodes MEKLIITAAITGGATVPSLTPYLPITPRQIADSAIEATEAGAAIVHIHARRPADGLPSSDPEHFREIITPIKEKSDAVVCISTGGSALMTIEERAATIPLFRPEMCSFNLGSINFALHPVLPSIKEFKYSWEQEYLEMSKDFVFKNTFKDLEYLCSIVKENDTKPELEVYDVGHLYNLDYLVQKGLMSPPFHIQFVMGVLGGIRGTPEDLTYLKTKADVLFGEANYSWSVIGVGVAEINLSTMAIHMGGHVRVGLEDNIYIKKNVLAKSNAELVEKVVKLAEMLNRDVAGPDDARKILGLKGKTETAF; translated from the coding sequence ATGGAAAAACTGATTATTACAGCCGCAATTACCGGCGGGGCTACCGTGCCCTCGCTAACCCCTTATCTGCCGATAACACCAAGGCAGATTGCCGACTCCGCAATCGAGGCGACAGAAGCGGGAGCGGCAATTGTCCACATCCATGCCAGGAGGCCTGCCGACGGTCTTCCTTCCTCTGATCCTGAGCACTTTCGGGAGATCATTACCCCCATCAAAGAAAAAAGCGATGCGGTCGTTTGCATCTCCACAGGCGGTTCCGCACTCATGACCATTGAAGAACGGGCAGCCACCATTCCTCTCTTTAGGCCGGAGATGTGCTCCTTCAATTTGGGTTCCATAAATTTTGCCCTCCATCCTGTACTCCCTTCCATAAAGGAGTTTAAATACTCATGGGAACAAGAGTACCTGGAGATGAGCAAGGATTTTGTCTTTAAGAACACTTTCAAAGACCTGGAATATCTTTGCTCGATCGTAAAGGAGAATGATACGAAGCCGGAATTGGAGGTCTACGATGTAGGGCATCTTTACAATCTTGACTACCTGGTACAGAAAGGCCTGATGAGTCCTCCATTTCATATCCAATTTGTTATGGGTGTTCTGGGAGGGATTCGGGGGACACCTGAGGATCTGACCTATCTGAAAACAAAGGCTGATGTCCTCTTCGGGGAGGCCAATTATTCATGGTCTGTAATCGGTGTGGGAGTTGCAGAGATCAACCTTTCCACCATGGCTATCCACATGGGGGGACACGTCAGGGTTGGTCTCGAGGACAACATCTATATAAAGAAAAATGTATTGGCGAAGAGCAATGCCGAACTGGTGGAAAAGGTAGTAAAACTGGCAGAGATGTTGAACCGTGATGTTGCCGGACCCGATGATGCACGTAAAATCCTCGGCCTGAAGGGAAAAACAGAGACGGCTTTTTAA
- a CDS encoding cyclase family protein, which produces MSRKRFIDLSIAIESGLPSDPPMMIPKIDYRDHMEGAEQMKDFFPGIKKEQLPGGLGWAFEMLWLTTHSGTHLDAPYHYHPTMDHGNRALTIDEIPLEWCFNDGVVLDFRHMADGERIRVKDIKQELERIQYTIKPLDIVLIQTGADEAWGERGVSCEGGGDGQGKHPLSCGARGKGGGDRCLELGPSTSVFGQGVPVYRRSKGRLGSAFRGN; this is translated from the coding sequence ATGTCGCGTAAGCGTTTTATTGATCTCAGTATAGCTATTGAATCAGGCCTGCCCAGCGATCCTCCTATGATGATCCCAAAGATAGACTACCGTGACCATATGGAGGGTGCCGAGCAGATGAAGGATTTTTTCCCGGGGATCAAAAAGGAACAGTTGCCGGGAGGTCTCGGATGGGCATTTGAAATGCTATGGCTTACTACTCACTCGGGCACACACCTCGATGCCCCCTACCATTATCACCCTACGATGGATCATGGCAATCGAGCCTTGACTATTGATGAGATACCTCTGGAATGGTGTTTCAACGATGGGGTGGTCCTCGATTTCCGCCACATGGCGGACGGCGAAAGGATAAGAGTAAAGGACATAAAACAGGAACTTGAGCGGATACAGTACACCATCAAGCCTCTGGACATAGTGCTTATTCAAACCGGAGCTGACGAGGCCTGGGGGGAAAGAGGAGTATCTTGTGAAGGGGGCGGGGATGGACAGGGAAAGCACCCTCTTTCTTGTGGAGCAAGGGGTAAAGGTGGTGGGGATAGATGCCTGGAGCTGGGACCGTCCACTTCCGTATTTGGCCAAGGAGTTCCAGTATACAGGCGATCCAAAGGTCGTCTGGGAAGCGCATTTCGCGGGAATTGA
- a CDS encoding acetate--CoA ligase family protein → MKAVELIERAKSEGRTALNEAEAKQLLKCYGVPVVEETVVETLDDTVAQARITGFPVVLKGLGSRLTHKTERGLVRLNLKDTDDVRSAAREILDAAGDDLEGFLIQPMLLGRREFVAGLFRDVQFGPVVMFGLGGVFTEALDDVVFRLAPLNEVHAAYMLDELRAAPLLGPFRGERAVEREQIVQTLLGLSRLGLDYPEVTEVDVNPLLISPDGKVRAVDALVILGEKTGTKTVYPPVGARAMRDLFYPNSIAIVGASPRFGKWGHRIFTNIAGGDFKGELYLVNAKGGKIAGRHVFKSVTEIPGQVDLAIVMIPADRVLELIPQLKVKGIKSMLVITSGFSETGEQGRHLEEQLVREAREAGILVLGPNTMGICNPHYSLYATGAHVRPKPGSMALVTQSGNLGVQLLAFAEREGIGIRAFCGSGNETMVTIEDCMDAFDVDDLTRTVVLYIESIKDGRRFFETACRVGLQKPVVVLKGGRTRAGEQAAASHTGALASDLKVFGAACRQAGIVLVEQPMDLLDLAAAFTSLPLLKSKRVAIVTMGGGWGVVTADLCVEYGLEVPDLSSEIISQINQILPPYWSHSNPIDLVGERDPKIPIMVIEELLKWDGCDALIYMGILGHVFFVRWQVNSMRIVEQDYDLAALENLPRQQARVERSLIEHVVRMMEKYEKPVVGVSMISDETSRTITDIEGSPYKGVSFLTPERAVKALAKMYTYGCWRNGEGVLHGE, encoded by the coding sequence ATGAAAGCAGTTGAACTGATAGAGAGGGCAAAATCGGAGGGAAGGACGGCTCTCAACGAGGCGGAAGCGAAACAGTTGTTGAAATGTTACGGTGTGCCTGTGGTGGAGGAAACTGTTGTAGAAACTCTCGATGATACCGTGGCGCAGGCACGGATCACAGGCTTTCCTGTGGTGCTGAAAGGGCTTGGCTCTCGGCTGACACACAAGACAGAGCGGGGGCTTGTAAGACTTAACCTGAAGGATACAGATGATGTCCGTAGCGCTGCACGGGAGATATTGGATGCTGCTGGTGATGACCTCGAAGGCTTTCTTATCCAGCCCATGCTTTTGGGAAGACGGGAGTTTGTGGCCGGCCTGTTTCGTGACGTCCAATTCGGACCGGTCGTCATGTTCGGTTTAGGTGGTGTCTTTACCGAGGCCCTGGATGACGTTGTTTTCCGCCTGGCTCCCCTCAACGAGGTTCATGCCGCTTATATGCTGGATGAACTTCGTGCTGCTCCTCTCCTTGGTCCCTTTCGTGGTGAGCGGGCAGTTGAACGAGAGCAGATTGTCCAAACACTGTTAGGCTTGTCTCGCCTGGGGCTGGACTATCCAGAAGTGACGGAAGTTGATGTCAATCCCCTGCTGATCAGTCCGGATGGTAAAGTGAGAGCTGTAGATGCACTGGTCATACTTGGTGAAAAAACCGGTACAAAGACCGTTTATCCTCCTGTGGGAGCAAGGGCAATGCGGGATCTGTTTTATCCAAACTCTATCGCTATTGTCGGTGCATCTCCCAGATTTGGCAAGTGGGGACACAGGATTTTTACCAATATTGCAGGAGGGGATTTTAAAGGGGAACTCTATCTTGTTAACGCGAAGGGTGGCAAGATCGCCGGGAGACATGTGTTCAAATCTGTTACTGAGATTCCGGGTCAGGTTGATCTTGCGATCGTCATGATTCCCGCCGACAGGGTACTGGAACTAATTCCGCAGCTTAAGGTAAAAGGTATTAAAAGTATGCTCGTCATTACCTCCGGTTTCAGTGAAACCGGTGAACAGGGCCGACATCTTGAGGAGCAACTTGTCAGGGAGGCCCGTGAGGCGGGTATCTTGGTGCTTGGACCAAACACGATGGGGATCTGTAACCCCCATTACAGCCTGTACGCTACGGGCGCCCATGTGCGTCCGAAGCCCGGCTCAATGGCGCTTGTTACCCAATCCGGTAATCTGGGGGTGCAGCTTTTGGCCTTTGCCGAGAGAGAAGGAATCGGTATACGCGCCTTCTGTGGCTCGGGAAATGAGACAATGGTCACGATAGAAGATTGTATGGACGCTTTTGACGTGGATGATCTGACGAGGACGGTGGTTTTATACATCGAAAGTATCAAAGATGGCCGCCGCTTCTTTGAAACGGCCTGCCGAGTAGGTCTCCAAAAACCTGTTGTGGTGCTCAAAGGAGGACGCACCCGTGCAGGAGAACAGGCTGCTGCCAGCCATACGGGGGCGCTGGCTTCCGACCTCAAGGTCTTTGGGGCCGCTTGCCGTCAAGCGGGGATTGTCCTGGTGGAACAACCAATGGATCTCCTGGATCTGGCTGCCGCTTTTACTTCCTTGCCGTTATTGAAGAGTAAAAGGGTAGCCATTGTGACCATGGGTGGCGGCTGGGGGGTCGTTACCGCCGACTTGTGTGTCGAATATGGATTGGAAGTGCCTGACCTGTCGTCAGAAATCATCTCACAGATCAATCAGATCCTCCCCCCTTACTGGAGTCATTCTAATCCCATTGATCTGGTGGGGGAACGTGATCCCAAGATCCCGATCATGGTCATAGAAGAATTGTTAAAGTGGGATGGTTGTGATGCCCTTATTTACATGGGGATTCTGGGACATGTTTTTTTTGTCAGGTGGCAGGTCAACTCGATGAGGATTGTTGAACAAGACTATGACCTTGCCGCCCTCGAAAATCTCCCCCGGCAGCAGGCTCGAGTGGAACGGAGTTTAATCGAACATGTGGTGAGAATGATGGAAAAGTACGAAAAGCCTGTGGTGGGCGTGAGTATGATTTCCGACGAAACTAGCCGAACGATAACCGACATCGAGGGAAGTCCTTACAAAGGAGTTTCCTTTCTCACACCTGAACGGGCAGTCAAGGCCCTGGCCAAGATGTATACCTATGGATGCTGGCGAAACGGTGAAGGTGTTCTCCACGGGGAATGA
- a CDS encoding lysophospholipid acyltransferase family protein → MIKRLAIKFGIIPFLYYLIRLYFLLVRISVRDEDWLVDHLNGGGRAIIAAWHQRIFLFMSYAKRLGVFSPSVMISQSRDGEMIASIMSRLNIRPVRGSSSRNGRKALAAMVTDIAHHQLAAHVVDGPQGPRGVVKEGLITMAQLSGAAIFPLYASVDRAWILKSWDRFLIPKPFSQVLIRWDRPLYIPEHLDAESFETIRLQVEEQMRENQDADDRCWGWAEGLLQDTPVPS, encoded by the coding sequence ATGATCAAACGCCTGGCCATAAAATTTGGCATTATACCGTTCCTCTATTACCTCATCCGTTTATACTTCTTGCTGGTCAGGATCAGTGTGCGGGATGAGGATTGGCTCGTTGACCATCTCAACGGCGGGGGCAGGGCGATCATTGCCGCGTGGCACCAGCGTATTTTCCTGTTCATGAGCTATGCAAAGAGGCTCGGTGTTTTTTCACCTTCCGTAATGATCAGCCAGAGCCGTGATGGAGAAATGATTGCAAGCATAATGAGCCGTCTGAATATTCGGCCTGTCAGGGGGTCCAGTTCCCGTAATGGTAGGAAGGCCCTTGCCGCCATGGTGACAGACATAGCACATCATCAGCTTGCCGCTCATGTAGTGGACGGTCCCCAGGGGCCGAGGGGAGTGGTTAAGGAGGGGCTTATTACGATGGCTCAGTTGTCCGGGGCAGCGATTTTCCCACTCTACGCATCTGTTGACCGAGCCTGGATCCTGAAGAGCTGGGATCGTTTCCTGATCCCCAAACCTTTCAGCCAGGTTCTCATCCGCTGGGACAGACCCCTTTACATACCGGAACACCTGGATGCGGAGAGCTTTGAAACTATCCGGCTCCAGGTGGAAGAGCAGATGAGGGAAAACCAGGACGCAGATGATCGCTGTTGGGGATGGGCCGAAGGCCTGTTGCAGGACACTCCTGTACCCTCCTGA